A genomic window from Rhizobium sp. 007 includes:
- a CDS encoding cold-shock protein: MNTGTVKWFNATKGFGFIQPDDGAADVFVHISAVERAGMRDLQEGQKLSYELVSDKRSGKMSADRLQAA; encoded by the coding sequence ATGAACACAGGTACCGTTAAGTGGTTCAACGCAACCAAGGGCTTCGGCTTCATTCAGCCGGATGACGGCGCAGCCGACGTTTTCGTCCACATCTCTGCTGTCGAGCGCGCCGGAATGCGCGACCTCCAGGAAGGCCAGAAGCTTTCCTACGAGCTCGTTTCCGACAAGCGTTCGGGCAAGATGTCGGCAGACCGTCTTCAGGCGGCCTGA
- a CDS encoding PAS domain-containing hybrid sensor histidine kinase/response regulator has protein sequence MLQGWVIIAFAFGYLLLLFAVASYGDRRSQRLGIPDGGWPIVYALSLAIYCTSWTYFGGVGLASQRGLEFAGIYIGPILVFTLGMPVLRRIIELAKAEKLTSVADFLAARYGKNPTVATIVALISLIGTIPYIALQLKAISSTVTAMVNPSDYGIGSGNLYFLDLPLIATLVLACFAVMFGTRHTDATEHQDGLILAVSMESLVKLVAFLTAGICVIWFLFDGPADLWRKSVDNQLVNATLDYKTPISRWITLILLSAIAIIMLPRQFHVTVVENRSAKQLRLAGYLFPLYLIAINLFVLPVAIGGLLTFGGAGNADFYVLSLPLAGQMQIVSLITFIGGFSAATAMVIVDSVALSIMVSNDIIMPIFLRRKLAGRTGQRDDFAKSLLNIRRSAIFAVLLLGYAYYRSTDSTAGLASIGLLSFAAIAQIAPAFFGGLIWRRANARGAILGLTSGFVIWFYLLFLPSLGGPDYSYVATAFLSFIFPGTALFAAADADPLVNATAMSLLINTGFFIVGSMTRNARPLERIQAGIFVKGQSRSQFATRGWKTRISVGDLKTAISRYLGEERMQRSLATYEQNSGRKLEDDQPADMALIHFTEQLLGSAIGSSSARLVLSLILQKTEDASADTAWLLDQASEALQYNQDMLQTALSQMDQGIAVFDSSNQLTIWNRRFRQLLDLPEDVGRVGFPLSEIVAILSQRGDVPAAELSQTVRHFLTLDKPFSLVLGGGERIIEVRSNAMPDKGIVATFTDITQRVAADQALKQANETLEQRVAERTAELTRVNRELGEARAAADEANIGKTRFFAAAGHDILQPLNAARLYSSALVERIAQSENGPIVRNIDSALESVETILGAVLDISRLDTGAMRPRLTSVPLAGLLERIETDFAPIARAKKLKLVVMPTSLRVRSDPNLLRRLVQNLVSNAIKYTLTGKVLVGARRRGNQVVIQVMDSGIGIPPSKFRTVFKEFARLDEGAKTASGLGLGLSIVDRIARVLNHPVELHSTHGKGTDFRIVMPLDVSRSGAAPSSAAPTDRLPQPLKGLRILCIDNEPKILEGMRLLISGWGCEVEAIDSLAAASGFHTRQPAPDLIIADYHLGDGTGISAILNLRECFGTDLPALLVTADRTPEVRVEAERHGIAIQHKPVRPAALRAFITQISGLKRAAAE, from the coding sequence ATGCTTCAAGGCTGGGTCATCATCGCGTTTGCCTTCGGCTATCTGCTGCTGCTCTTTGCGGTCGCAAGCTATGGCGACCGTAGAAGCCAGAGGCTGGGCATACCGGACGGCGGCTGGCCGATCGTCTATGCGCTGAGCCTTGCGATCTACTGCACCTCCTGGACCTATTTCGGCGGCGTCGGGCTCGCCTCGCAGCGCGGCCTTGAATTTGCCGGGATCTATATCGGCCCGATCCTCGTCTTCACGCTCGGCATGCCGGTGCTGCGGCGGATCATCGAACTTGCCAAGGCCGAAAAGCTTACCTCCGTCGCGGACTTCCTCGCCGCCCGCTATGGGAAGAATCCCACGGTCGCAACGATCGTGGCGCTGATCTCGCTGATCGGCACAATTCCTTATATCGCACTGCAGCTGAAGGCGATCAGCAGCACGGTGACCGCGATGGTCAATCCTTCGGATTATGGCATCGGCAGCGGCAACCTCTACTTCCTCGATCTGCCGCTGATCGCAACCCTGGTGCTGGCCTGCTTCGCTGTCATGTTCGGCACGCGGCATACCGATGCGACAGAGCACCAGGACGGTCTGATCCTCGCCGTTTCGATGGAATCGCTGGTCAAGCTCGTCGCCTTCCTGACCGCCGGCATCTGCGTCATCTGGTTTCTGTTCGATGGGCCTGCCGACCTTTGGCGGAAAAGCGTGGACAACCAGTTGGTCAACGCAACCCTCGACTACAAGACGCCGATCAGCCGCTGGATCACGCTGATACTGCTGTCGGCCATTGCGATCATCATGCTACCGCGCCAGTTTCACGTCACCGTCGTCGAAAACCGCTCGGCAAAACAGCTGCGGCTCGCCGGCTATCTCTTTCCGCTCTATCTCATCGCCATCAATCTCTTCGTGCTGCCGGTGGCGATCGGCGGCCTGCTGACCTTCGGCGGCGCAGGCAATGCCGACTTTTACGTGTTGTCCCTGCCGCTTGCGGGGCAGATGCAGATCGTTTCGCTGATCACCTTCATCGGCGGCTTTTCGGCGGCGACCGCAATGGTCATCGTCGATTCCGTTGCGCTTTCGATCATGGTGTCGAACGACATCATCATGCCGATCTTCCTGCGCCGGAAGCTTGCCGGACGCACCGGCCAGCGCGATGACTTCGCGAAAAGCCTGCTCAACATCCGCCGCAGCGCGATCTTCGCCGTCCTGCTGCTCGGCTATGCCTATTACCGCTCGACCGACAGCACGGCCGGCCTTGCCTCGATCGGCCTTTTGTCCTTCGCCGCGATCGCACAGATCGCACCCGCCTTCTTCGGCGGTCTTATCTGGCGGCGGGCGAATGCACGCGGCGCCATTCTCGGCCTTACGTCGGGTTTCGTCATCTGGTTCTACCTGCTCTTTCTGCCTTCGCTCGGCGGGCCGGATTATTCCTATGTCGCGACCGCCTTCCTCAGCTTCATCTTTCCGGGCACGGCGCTTTTTGCTGCAGCCGATGCCGATCCGCTCGTCAACGCCACAGCGATGAGCCTGCTTATCAATACCGGCTTCTTCATCGTCGGCTCGATGACGCGCAACGCCCGTCCGCTGGAGCGCATCCAGGCAGGCATCTTCGTGAAGGGGCAGTCGCGCTCGCAATTTGCGACCCGCGGATGGAAGACCCGCATCAGCGTCGGCGACCTGAAAACGGCAATCTCGCGCTATCTCGGCGAAGAGCGCATGCAGCGATCGCTTGCGACATACGAGCAGAATTCCGGGCGCAAGCTGGAGGACGACCAGCCGGCCGACATGGCGCTCATCCACTTCACCGAACAACTGCTCGGCAGCGCCATCGGATCCTCCTCCGCGCGGTTGGTGCTTTCGCTGATCCTGCAGAAGACCGAGGACGCTTCCGCCGACACGGCATGGCTGCTCGACCAGGCAAGCGAGGCGCTGCAGTATAACCAGGACATGCTGCAGACGGCGCTTTCGCAGATGGACCAGGGCATTGCCGTCTTCGACAGCTCCAACCAGCTGACGATCTGGAACCGGCGCTTCCGCCAGCTTCTCGACCTGCCGGAGGATGTCGGCCGTGTCGGCTTTCCGCTTTCGGAAATCGTGGCGATCTTGAGCCAGCGCGGTGACGTTCCAGCCGCCGAACTCAGCCAGACGGTGCGGCATTTCCTGACGCTCGACAAACCCTTCTCGCTCGTTCTCGGCGGCGGCGAACGGATCATCGAAGTGCGGTCCAACGCTATGCCGGACAAGGGCATCGTGGCGACCTTTACCGACATTACCCAGCGTGTTGCGGCCGACCAGGCGCTGAAGCAGGCAAACGAGACGCTGGAGCAGCGCGTTGCCGAGCGTACGGCGGAGCTGACGCGGGTGAACCGCGAACTCGGCGAGGCGCGAGCGGCCGCCGATGAAGCGAACATCGGCAAGACCCGCTTCTTTGCCGCCGCCGGCCACGACATCCTGCAGCCGCTGAATGCGGCGCGGCTTTACTCCTCCGCCCTCGTCGAGCGTATCGCACAGTCCGAAAACGGGCCGATCGTGCGCAATATCGATTCTGCACTGGAATCGGTCGAAACCATTCTGGGGGCCGTTCTCGACATCTCGCGGCTTGATACGGGTGCGATGCGGCCGCGCCTGACATCCGTGCCGCTGGCCGGCCTGCTGGAGCGCATCGAGACCGATTTTGCGCCGATTGCCCGGGCGAAGAAGCTGAAACTCGTCGTGATGCCGACATCGCTGCGGGTCCGCTCCGATCCCAACCTGCTGCGGCGCCTCGTGCAGAACCTTGTTTCCAACGCCATCAAATATACGTTGACAGGCAAGGTGCTGGTCGGCGCCCGGCGGCGGGGAAACCAGGTGGTGATCCAGGTGATGGATTCCGGCATCGGCATTCCGCCCTCGAAATTCCGCACCGTCTTCAAGGAATTCGCGCGCCTCGACGAAGGCGCGAAAACGGCCTCCGGCCTCGGCCTCGGCCTTTCGATCGTCGACCGCATCGCCCGCGTCCTCAACCATCCGGTCGAGCTGCATTCGACGCACGGCAAGGGCACGGATTTCCGCATCGTCATGCCACTCGATGTTTCCAGGTCCGGCGCGGCACCGTCCTCCGCAGCGCCGACCGATCGGTTGCCGCAGCCGCTCAAGGGATTAAGGATTCTTTGCATCGACAACGAGCCGAAGATCCTCGAAGGCATGCGGCTCTTGATTTCCGGCTGGGGTTGCGAGGTGGAGGCTATCGACTCCCTGGCCGCGGCTTCGGGTTTCCACACGCGTCAGCCCGCGCCCGATCTCATCATCGCGGACTATCATCTCGGCGACGGGACGGGGATTTCCGCGATCCTGAATTTGCGGGAGTGCTTCGGGACCGATCTCCCGGCGCTGCTGGTGACCGCCGACAGGACGCCGGAGGTCAGGGTGGAGGCGGAGCGCCACGGCATCGCCATCCAGCACAAGCCGGTGCGCCCGGCCGCCCTTCGCGCCTTCATCACGCAGATTTCCGGGCTGAAGCGAGCAGCGGCGGAGTGA
- the mscL gene encoding large conductance mechanosensitive channel protein MscL — translation MLNEFKAFIARGNVMDLAVGVIIGGAFGGIVKSLVDDIIMPIVGALFGGFDFSNYFFGLSSAVNAPTLAAARAQGAVFAYGNFITVVINFLILAWIIFLMIKGVNMLRRQVERNEQKAAEEAPPPADVALLTEIRDLLARRPAV, via the coding sequence ATGCTCAATGAATTCAAGGCCTTTATCGCCCGAGGCAACGTCATGGACCTTGCCGTCGGCGTCATCATCGGCGGTGCTTTTGGCGGCATCGTCAAATCGCTGGTCGACGATATCATCATGCCGATCGTCGGTGCCCTTTTCGGTGGTTTCGATTTTTCCAACTACTTCTTCGGTCTTTCGTCTGCGGTCAACGCGCCGACGCTTGCCGCAGCCCGCGCGCAGGGTGCTGTCTTCGCCTATGGCAATTTCATCACCGTGGTCATCAATTTCCTGATCCTTGCCTGGATCATCTTCCTGATGATCAAGGGCGTGAATATGCTGCGCAGGCAGGTCGAGCGCAACGAGCAAAAGGCAGCGGAAGAGGCGCCGCCGCCGGCCGATGTCGCGCTCCTCACGGAAATCCGCGATCTGCTGGCCAGGCGTCCGGCGGTCTGA